Proteins co-encoded in one Corynebacterium tuberculostearicum genomic window:
- a CDS encoding DUF485 domain-containing protein: MSDVAATPVSRREPTGSEFIAMRDSAQFGELRRTYRSFTFPMTVAFFVWYVVYVLAAVFAPDFMATELGGGWNIGLVFGLAQFLTTFIITWIYVKYANKNIEPKSAAIRKELEGN; encoded by the coding sequence ATGAGTGACGTAGCTGCAACTCCTGTCTCGCGCCGCGAACCCACCGGTAGCGAGTTCATTGCGATGCGCGACTCCGCCCAATTCGGCGAGCTCCGCCGCACCTACCGGAGTTTTACCTTTCCCATGACCGTGGCCTTCTTTGTGTGGTACGTGGTCTACGTTCTCGCCGCTGTGTTCGCCCCTGACTTCATGGCAACCGAGCTTGGCGGTGGATGGAATATCGGCCTGGTCTTCGGCCTAGCGCAGTTCCTCACCACCTTCATCATCACGTGGATTTACGTGAAGTATGCCAATAAGAATATAGAGCCGAAATCGGCGGCCATCCGTAAAGAATTGGAGGGCAACTAA
- a CDS encoding aldo/keto reductase, producing the protein MEDMSVPTVTFNDDREMPQLGLGTYKLYDDECIRVIREAIDLGYRHFDTATLYKNEEAVGTALKQAMDAGDVTRDELFVASKVWHSHQGEHKVEEAFQQSLKDLQLDYLDLYLIHWPWPQGGLYNETFEAIARLQGMGQIASIGVANFYEDVLKDLISTTGISPVLNQVEIHPGFTQAGLRAFHHDNDIVTEAWAPLARGVVLNNPEIEHIAADHEATEGQVVLAYLMSKGMSVIPKSARTERLKENLAATELELTAEEVSAIDALEGQEGFGRMFNDPREFPGNEG; encoded by the coding sequence CATGTCTGTGCCAACCGTAACTTTCAATGATGACCGCGAAATGCCCCAGCTGGGCCTAGGTACCTACAAGCTGTATGACGATGAATGCATCCGCGTTATCCGCGAAGCCATCGACTTGGGGTACCGCCACTTCGATACCGCCACGCTGTATAAGAACGAAGAGGCAGTAGGCACCGCGCTGAAACAGGCGATGGATGCGGGCGATGTTACCCGCGACGAGCTCTTTGTTGCCTCCAAGGTCTGGCACTCCCACCAGGGAGAGCACAAGGTAGAAGAGGCATTTCAGCAGTCGCTAAAGGATCTGCAGCTGGACTACTTAGACCTCTACCTCATCCACTGGCCGTGGCCGCAGGGTGGCCTGTATAACGAGACCTTTGAGGCGATTGCTCGCCTGCAGGGCATGGGTCAGATTGCGTCCATCGGCGTGGCCAATTTCTACGAGGATGTGCTCAAGGATCTCATTTCCACCACCGGTATTTCTCCGGTGCTCAACCAGGTGGAGATTCACCCGGGCTTTACCCAGGCCGGCCTGCGCGCCTTCCACCACGATAATGACATCGTTACTGAGGCGTGGGCTCCGCTGGCCCGCGGTGTAGTCCTCAACAACCCGGAAATTGAGCATATTGCCGCTGACCACGAAGCAACCGAGGGTCAGGTTGTTCTGGCCTACCTGATGTCTAAAGGCATGTCCGTCATTCCGAAGTCCGCGCGCACCGAGCGCCTGAAGGAAAACCTCGCCGCCACCGAGCTGGAGCTTACGGCGGAAGAGGTGTCCGCCATCGATGCCCTGGAGGGTCAGGAGGGCTTCGGCCGCATGTTTAATGACCCGCGGGAGTTCCCTGGCAACGAAGGGTAA